In Plasmodium gaboni strain SY75 chromosome 11, whole genome shotgun sequence, the following proteins share a genomic window:
- a CDS encoding hypothetical protein (conserved Plasmodium protein, unknown function) codes for MPKGSSFFLKTFVCATPVGILLFNEIKRITNVRENESFNKSLFLKNFDRNILIKNKRTTVLEEEKMYENKKRVSFFRNSSNKNKESDKEEALNYFYGKAWGYTTDYEIDISLNTGDLIFIKHDLDNLNIFKKILLKVNRYFQGNNDYDEIGMILKKHNISYIYIQNLLNKKENVIRYSYFLQKYKPSVVSLRRFLCDDENIKIELQKNIMHSIMNDDGNNKRYSIFLNLLYNIFKKKVSINTNENTRKNFYNDEYICKKINSNIEINNLINMLLFRSFNLFYYFINYMKNVQNVQLIKKKNYIILNNIYLNSNMQPNKNFNINDKKNLQSYEFPRNSLTHFNFIKKDYELMKKNQIIYEKPKKEILKEIEKFFSFLIENEYTLMDSTQYVNQVLKNKRNIKVTNNTNHNNTNKFIKNLYFYINKFYSKLKSFSLINYHVYEIYRKTHLLPFIKKDYNSISLFLSLNNFYKPINSNNILQDTFNVPKLSNIFHVRQEEAEKLQKYFYQFNKVPKSEI; via the coding sequence atgcCCAAAGGctcatcattttttttaaaaaccTTTGTGTGTGCAACACCTGTAggtatattattatttaacGAAATTAAGAGAATTACCAACGTGCGAGAAAATGAAAGCTTTAATAAAAGTTTGttcttaaaaaattttgataggaatattttaataaaaaataaaagaacaACTGTATTAGAAGAAGAGAAGATGTatgaaaacaaaaaaagaGTGTCCTTTTTTCGTAATTcatcaaataaaaataaagagaGTGATAAAGAGGAAGctttgaattatttttatggAAAGGCATGGGGGTATACAACTGATTATGAAATTGATATAAGTTTGAATACAGGTGATttgatttttataaaacatgatttagataatttaaatatttttaagaaaatCCTATTAAAAGTAAATAGATATTTCCAAGGTAATAATGATTATGATGAAATAGGaatgatattaaaaaaacataatataagttatatatatattcagaacttgttaaataaaaaagaaaatgtaATACGATATTCTTATTTCTTACAGAAATATAAACCATCTGTTGTTTCTTTGAGAAGATTTTTATgtgatgatgaaaatataaaaatagaattacaaaaaaatattatgcATAGTATTATGAATGATGATGGAAATAATAAACGAtattcaatttttttaaatttgttatataatatatttaaaaaaaaagtgtctattaatacaaatgaaaatacaaggaaaaatttttataatgatgaatatatatgtaaaaaaatcAATTCTAATATcgaaattaataatttaattaatatgttattatttagatcttttaatttattttattattttataaattatatgaaaaatgtACAAAATGTTCAGTtgattaaaaaaaaaaattatatcattctaaataatatttatttaaattcTAATATGCAAccaaataaaaatttcaatataaatgataaaaaaaatttacagTCCTATGAATTCCCTAGAAATTCTTTAAcacattttaattttattaaaaaagattatgaacttatgaaaaaaaatcaaataatatatgaaaaaccaaaaaaagaaatattaaaagaaattgaaaagtttttttcatttctaATAGAAAATGAATACACACTTATGGATTCTACTCAATATGTGAATCaagttttaaaaaataaaagaaatataaaagttacaaataatacaaatcataataatacaaataaatttattaaaaatttatacttttatataaacaaattttattcaaaattaaaaagttTTTCTTTGATTAATTATCATGTTTATGAAATATACAGAAAGACTCATTTATTAccatttattaaaaaggaCTATAATTctatatcattatttttatcattaaacaatttttataaacCAATAAATAGTAATAACATTCTTCAAGACACATTTAATGTTCCTAAATTATCTAACATATTTCATGTAAGACAGGAAGAAGCAGAAAAActtcaaaaatatttctatcAGTTTAATAAAGTACCCAAATCtgaaatataa